The following are encoded in a window of Hippoglossus stenolepis isolate QCI-W04-F060 chromosome 10, HSTE1.2, whole genome shotgun sequence genomic DNA:
- the LOC118115895 gene encoding transformer-2 protein homolog alpha, with the protein MSDNEKEFREQDSRPGSRSASPRGSAKSTSHSPARSKDGSHRSRSRSRSRSRSKSRSRSHRSSRRHYSRSRSRSRRRGSRSRSRSGEYRHRGSHSRSPMSNRRRHIGNRANPDPNSCLGVFGLSLYTTERDLRDVFSKYGPLSDVNIVYDQQSRRSRGFAFVYFENREDSNEAKERANGMELDGRRIRVDFSITKRAHTPTPGIYMGRPTYGGGGGGGGGGGSGSSSSGGSSRRVSRDCDRGYDRGYDRGYDRDYDRYEDREYRSYRRRSPSPYYSRGYRSRSRSRSYSPRHY; encoded by the exons ATGAGTGACAACGAGAAAGAGTTCAGGGAGCAG GACTCTCGGCCCGGCTCGAGGAGTGCATCCCCTCGGGGCTCTGCCAAATCCACCAGCCACTCGCCAGCACGCTCCAAAGACGGCTCCCACCGATCCAGGTCCAGGTCTCGTTCGCGATCTAGATCCAAATCTAG GTCCCGGTCCCACCGAAGCTCACGCAGGCACTACTCCCGCTCTCGTTCCCGCTCTCGCAGACGCGGTTCCAGGAGCAGATCTCGTAGCGGGGAGTACCGTCACCGAGGGAGCCATAGCCGATCCCCCATGTCAAACCGACGCAGACACATTGGTAACCGG GCCAACCCAGATCCCAACAGCTGTCTGGGTGTGTTTGGATTGAGCCTCTACACCACTGAGAGGGATCTGAGGGATGTTTTCTCTAAATATGGCCCCTTGAGTGACGTCAACATTGTGTACGACCAACAGTCGCGTCGTTCGCGAGGCTTTGCCTTTGTCTACTTTGAGAATCGTGAAGACTCCAATGAG gCGAAGGAGCGTGCTAATGGAATGGAGCTTGATGGACGCAGGATCCGAGTGGACTTCTCCATCACAAAACGGgcccacacccccacccctgGTATCTACATGGGGCGTCCCACATA tggtggtggcggcggtggtggtggcggtggcggcagcggcagcagcagcagtggtggttCGTCGCGGCGAGTCTCGAGGGATTGTGACAGGGGCTACGACAGAGGCTATGATAGAGGGTACGACCGTGACTATGATCGTTATGAAGACAGAGAGTATAGATCATACAG gcgCAGATCTCCATCTCCTTATTACAGCAGGGGGTACCGCTCTCGATCCCGATCCCGGTCCTACTCACCTC GTCACTACTGA